GTACAGCCGGCAGATCCGGCAGGAACACCCGGGCCGGACAACCGGCCGGGACCGGTTCCCATTTGCGGCAGCGCGGGTCCAGGAGGCGTTGCCGGGTGGGCTGGTCGATGTCGAGGTCGCAAACGAGCAGGTCTTCCGTAAATTGCGGCCCCCGGGCCAGAAGGACGCCGTCCGGGCCGAAGACCAGACTTTGGCCGTCAAAAACCAGCTCGTCCTGGCCGCCCACGAGATTGGCGTAGGCCACAAAGGCCCCGTTGTCCGCCGCCCGGGTGGCCAGCATGCGTTGGCGCGAAACCCCTTTGTCCATATGGTAGGGCGAGGCTGAAATGTTGATGAGCAGCCGCGCTCCGCCATGTTTGGCCTGTTCCGTGGGCGGACCGTCGGGATACCAGATGTCCTCGCAAACGCTCACCCCGAAGACGAGGCCGGCCCGGTCGTAGACCGTGGTCCCCCGGCCCGTGGCAAAATAGCGGTTCTCATCGAACACGCCGTAATTAGGCAGGAAGCGTTTGGCCGAAACCCCGGCCAGGGTCCCGTCATGGGCGGTGACGGCGGCATTGACCAGATCGCCGTCGAGCCAGGGACAGCCGAAAATGACGGTCGTGCCCCGGCTGGCCCGGACGATGTCCTGGGCGGCGGCCATGCAGGCGGCCACGAAATCGGGCTTGAGGAGCAGATCTTCCGGTGGGTAGCCTGAGACGGCCATTTCCGGGAAAACGATGATATCGGCCCCGGCGGCTTTGGCCGCATCGAGTTGGGCGAGGATGGCGGCGGCATTGCCGCCGACGTCGCCCACAGTGGGGTTGATCTGGCTAAGGGCCAAGCGCAACGTGGCCATTTCCGGCCTCCTTGTCAGGCAAGTTCCGGGAATCCTTAGCCCGTCTTGGCCCGGCCGGCAACCGCTCAGGCCCTCCCCGTCTCCCGTTGCCGCCAGGGGGCGCCAGGTTATGCCCTGCCCCCCTTGGTCCCGGACCCAACCTGTGTTACGGTTACAGGAAAATCAGGTTTCACGTCCGTAGCGGCAGTGCAAGCTCCGGGCACAGCCTGCAACGAGACAACGGCGAGGTGGCAGGGCGTATCCCAGGCAACGCATAACCAGGCGGGGTGGATGATGCAGGCGGGCAGGACCCAGGCGGCCAGGGGACAGTTGAGCCAGACCGAGAAGCAGGATGTTGCGGCCCTGTTTCGAAGCGGCCGACTGACGGAAATCGTCGAACGGGCCACCAACCTGACCGCGCGCTATCCTGGCGAGACCTTTGGCTGGAGCGTACTCAGTTCCGCCTTGCTCCGCCAGGGCCGCAGCGAGCAAGCCCTGCCGCCCTTGCGCCGCGCCCTGGATCTCTCGCCGCACGATGCCGGTCTGCACAGCAACCTCGGTTTGGCGCTGCTTGGCCTGGGGCGAACCGATGAGGCCATGATGAGCTTTACCCGCGCTCTGGAAATCAGTCCCGCCGCCGTGTCGGCCCACAATCATCTCGGCAATGCCCTGGAGTCGGTCGGGCGTCTGGAAGAGGCGGTCGCCCACTACCAGGCCTCCTTGGAGGCGTCCCCGGACCAGCCCCATACCTTGTATAATCTGGCCAACGCGCTCTATGCCCTGGGCCGGCCCGAAGAGGCCGTTGTCCGCTACCGGGCCGCCCTGGCCTTGTCCCCGGAGTATGCCTATGCCCTGGCCAACTGCGGCGTGGCCCTGGCTTCGCTTGGCCGCAGCGTCGAGGCCGAGGATTGCGCCAGACGGGCCTTGCGCCTCGCCCCGGAGCTGGGCGAGGCCCGGATTCTGCTGATAAACTGTCTGCTTCTGCGCGGGAATCCGGCCGGGGCGCTGGTCGTTGTCGAAGCCGCCCTGGACGCCGGGGAGAGCCCGGAGATGCGCCGGCTGTTCGTGGCCTGTCTGCGGGGACTGTCCGCGCCGCCCGAGGGGTCGGTGCGCCGGGAGCGGATTTTGCGCGCCCTGACCGAGCCTTGGGGACGCAGCGCCGAGGTGGCGGCGGCCATTGTCCCCATGCTCGAAGCCGACGTGATCGTTGGCGGCTGCATGCGCCGGGCCTTGGCGGCCTGGCCCGGCCGACTTGATGCCGCAGCCCTGTATGGTCCCACCGGGCTGGCCAACGTGGTCGGGGATACGCTCTTTCCTGCCCTGCTCGACGCCGCCCCCATAGCCGCGCCCGGGCTGGAACGCTTTCTCACCCTGGCCCGGGCCGTGCTGCTCGACGCGGCCTTGCACGTTGGTCCCGTTGTGGTGACGGAGAGCGGCAATGATGACCGCGGACTGGAGTTTTACGCCGCCTTGGCCCGGCAGTGCCGGGTCAACGAATACGTCTTTGCCGTCACGGCGGCCGAGGAAGCCGGGGCGGCCGAACTGACGGCGCGGCTCCTTGACGCCCTGGCCGGGGACCTGCCTGTGCCGGCCCTGTGGGTCGTGGCCGTGGCTGCCTTTACCCCGCTCCATGGACTGCCCCAGGCCGAACGCCTGTTGGCCCGGTCCTGGCCCGAGCCGGTAGCCCGGGTGCTGGTCCAGCAGCTCACGGAACACATCGAGGAGCAGCGCCTGCGGGGCCGCATCCCCCAGCTGACGCCCATTGAGGACGACGTGTCCCGGTTGGTGCGGCGGCAATATGAGGAAAACCCCTATCCGCGCTGGGTGCGACCGGCGCCGATGGGCGAGCCTGTCAGCCTGGCCGCCCATCTGCGGGAGCGCTTCCCCCGGGCTGTTCTGGACAATGTCCCCGACGGCCCGACCCTGGACGTGCTCATCGCCGGCTGCGGCACAGGGCAGCATTCCCTGGAAACGGCCCGGGTATTTCGGGGAGCAAGCGTCCTGGCTGTGGATTTGAGCCTGACCAGCCTGTGTTACGCCCGGCGCAAGACCCGGGAACTGGGCGTGGCCAACATCGAATACGCCCAGGCCGACCTGTTGCGTCTTGGCGAACTCGGCCGGCATTTCGATCTGGTTGAATCCTCGGGCGTGCTGCATCATCTGGCCGATCCGGCCGCTGGCTGGCGGGCGCTCTTGCCTCTGGTGCGCCCGGGGGGCATCATGCGCATCGGCCTGTACAGCCGTGTGGCCCGCCGCGGGATCAGCCGGGTGCGGGAGATGATCGCGGCCCGGGGGCTGGACGGTTCGCCCGAGACGATTCGGGCCTTTCGCCAGGAGCTGCTCGACAGCCCCTGGGAGCCGAGCTGGGGCCGGTATCTGCTGGGGGATTTTTTCAGCATCAGCGGCTGCCGCGATCTGCTTTTTCACGTGCAGGAGCACTGTCTGAACCTGCTTGAAATCAAGCGATTTTGCCTGCAAAACGGGCTGGCGGTCCTTGGCGTGGAGGTGGATCCGCCGGTTGCCGCCGCCTACCGGGCGCGCTTCCCGAGCGACGTGACGGCCACGGATTTGTCCAACTGGCACGCTTTTGAAGAAGACAACCCGGACACCTTTCTCGAGATGTACCAATTCTGGGTGCAGCGGGTGGGCTAGGGGTGCGTTTTACAGGCAAAAAAATCAGGTCTCTCCATGCGAATCGTTCACTTCGGCCAATTCCTGCAGGAAGGCTTCAAAGAGATTGGCTGCGAAGTCGTCCCTCTTCAATTGGATGCGACGAAAACGCTGACTGAATGTATTGAGGATACTGGTGTTCAACCCGATCTTGTTGTCATAGAATTTTTTGGCCAGACAAGCCTTCCCAAGGAGTTTTTCAACTGCAATTACAAATTAGCTGCCTATTGCATCGATAGCCCACTCAATGAATACTGGCTTATCCCACTGACGAAGCTCTTTGATTTCGTATATGTTGACCAGCTGTCGTCAGTGTCGAAATTTCGAAGAAATGGCGTTCCGGCGAAATGGCTTCCCCTGTCCGTGTTACATATGGATTTTCGTCCAACCACGGAGAAGAAGCATTTCATCACGTTTGTCGGGAGGATGACGCCGCACCGGGTCAAGCGCAATAATCTGATTCAGTATATCCATGAGAGCTTCCCCATCCATGTCGTCGAGGGGATTTCAAGATCTGCTCTGCAAGACGTTTTCGCGGCCTCGCAAATTGTCCTCAACGAGAACTTTTTTCCCGGACTGAGCATGCGCTGTATCCAGGCGCTGGCTTCTGGATCGTTGTTGCTCACGGAACGCAGCGGATATGGTGTCAGGCCGCATTTTCTTGAAGGGAAGCATTATATCGGCTATTCCCCAAACGATGTCATTTCCACAATCAAGGCTATTGAACGGTCATACGACAGCTTTGCCTCTGTCGCATCCTGCGGCCAGGAGGAATGCCGGAGAGGGCACACCAGCGCAAACCGGGCAAAGACGATCCTTGAGGACGTAGCCTCGGGAAAACGGCACGTTGTCCCCTCGGTGGATGAAAGGAAATTGCATGAGGCACAAGGCAAATATGCCTCTGCCCTCCGTTTTGGCGGGAAGTATGACGAATCAGTCAAGCTCCTCGTGGCCGCTGCAAATGTTTCCGATGCGATGCTGTCGCAGGCCTGGTGCGTCCTTGGCAGCATCCATCTCCGGGCCGGGCGTAACGAACCCGGGATTGCCGCTTTGGAGAAAAGCGCCTCTGCGGCGACAGTTCACGGGGTGATCGCAACCCTGAAGCTGATGCTCTTTTTTGCCGATGATTCCCGTTTTTTTAACTATTTGTCCGCGCTTATTTTGAAAATTCAAGCCCTGCGGATGAAACCGAAAAATTTGATGAAATATATACAAAGGCTGCTTGCACATCAGGACACATATTATAACAGCTGTCTGTTGGCCTGTGAATTGTTGTTTGCGATGAACATGAATTACGACATCGGCTTTCATAAGTCGCAGAAAGAAGAATATCCAGATTATGCCATGGAATATGCAGTCCTCGCTTTTGCAGCACAAAAAACGGTCGAATCACTCGATGCCATCATCAAATGCACGAAAAAGTGCAATTTTGCGCCGGAAGCGCTGGGCTACATCAAAGAAGCTATTCTCGTCGGGGCTGCATCGGACGAACAGATTGCGCTTTCCGTATCGCTTGCCCGTGAATACTATGATTTTTTGTATGCGGAAACGACCCTCAAGGCATTGCAGGCGACCATCGCCTAAACCGGGGCGTACGTCAGGTTCGCAGCATTGACAGGTCCTGTGCCTGTCTCGAACACCATCGCCCAAGGGCCTTTGCCGGCCCGGCCAACCGTCTGGGGGAGGGGAGGCGCTTTCCCTGGGGAGAGTGCTTGACGCAAGGCGTCGGTCACGGCGTGCCGGAGTCCGATGCTTGCAGTTGCGCCGGCTCCTGGGGACTGTCCGGTCGATGCCTGCAAGAGTCGGGATGCGATCCCGGGGACGGGGACGCACGTCTGGGGATGGCCTTGGCGAGCGGTTGCTCATGGATTGCAATTGCCAAAAAAATAGCGGAGATAAGGGAGCCACTAACACCCAGAATTGGTGGGTGGAAACCGAGTCCGGGGAGGCGACATGCCTGACGATCTGTGTGTCTCGATGGAGATTCCTCCGGACACCGCTTTTGCCTGTCCGGCGGCAGGCGCGGCCCAGACCTTGGCCAAGCGTTCCGGCTTCGGCCAACGGGAAAGCTTCCGCTTCCAACTGACTGTCGAGGAATTCTGTCTCTGCCTCATCGGGCTGGTCCAGGCGAAGGAACCCTTGCGCGTGGCCATGACCGGAAAACGGTATCTGCTGCGCTCAGAGTTCACTTTCAGGGCTGCGGAACTGTCCCTGGGCGGCCTCAACATTACGGCCCATGCCCTGGGCCGGGGCGACGGCGAACCCTCCCGCGACCTTGGATTGCTGCTCGCGGGCAACGCGGCGGATCGCTTCCACCTCGAACACCAAGGCGGCGAGCGTTTTCGCATCGTGGCGGAAGTGGATCGCCGCTATCCGGAATTGACGCCCATTGCCGCACCTGAGGGCATATGTCCGCCGTACCGGCTGGAGTTGCACGCTGATGCGGCGCGCCTTTGCCAAGCCGCCGCTCTGGCTGCCAGCGCCTATCCGCCCTGGCAATGTCCCGGTAGTTTTCACACGCCCGAACAATTCGCCGATCTCGTCGCCGACGGCCAGGTTGCCTGCGTCTGTGCCCTCGATGCGGCCGGGCAAACCGTGGGACTTCTCACCTGGAATCCGTGCAGCAGTCAGGCCCTGTACTTTTCCGGTCCTTTTGTTTTCACGCCCGCGGAAATGCGGCCCGATGTGGCCCGACTGCTGCTCGACGGTTTTCTGGAAGCCGTGGCCCGGGAGCGCTACGCCATTGTGTTGGGCTTTCGGGCCACGGGCGATCTCCTGCCGGGCTATTTCGAACCGCTCGGTTCCCTGCAAGCCTGCGCCGCCACGGGGTGCGACCGGCAACCTGTGGTCTTTCGGCATCTGCGGGAGGATGCCGGCCTGGCGGTCTGGTGCAGCCCGAGGATCGAAAATTTTCTGCGGGAGACCTACGAACGGCTGGCCATGCCCCGGGACATTCTCCCGGTCGAGGCCCCGGCCGGCCGTCCCCGGCGCGAATCATTGCTTGGCACGGCGTTTGACCGTTGCCGCGATCTGGCGGAACTGCGCCCCTTCCTGGACGGCCAGGACATGGCGGCCAATCTGGCCGCCCATGTGGCGGCCATTCGGGAGAAAGGCATACACAGGATTCTCTATTATATGGATCTGGCCCGGTCCTGGGAGGCGGCTTTGGCCGATGACCTGCTGCAGTCGGGATTCTCCCCGAAAGTCGTGCTTCCCCACGGGGGGCAGGGCGATATGGTTGTATGGCAGCATGACCAGGATTCTTGAGGGCATCCCGGACTATGTCCGGCAATTCGAACGCTATGTCCCCAGCCGGCCCGATGCGGTCCTCATGCGCCAGTACGGCGCAGCGCATCTGTACCGGCTCAATAACAACGAAAACGCCCTGGGACCGCCGCCTCTGGCCCGGGAGGCCATCGCCGCTTTTCCGGCCGAGCGGGCCGCCGTCTATCCCAGCGGCGACGCCTATGACCTGCGCCAGGCCCTGGCCGGGCGGTTTGGCAAGTCCCCGGAGCAGTTTTTGGTCGGCAACGGTTCCTGCGAGGTCATCGGGTCCGTCATCCGGGCTTTCTGCGGTCCGGGCGACGCCATTGTCACCGCAGACAAGACCTTTGCCGTGTACGAATGGGTGGCGAAATTTTCCGGGGTCGAGGCGCGGCTTGTTCCGCTGGCAACGCAGGCCCTGGACCCGGCGGCCATGCTGGCGGCCGTCACCGAGAACACCCGGGTCGTTTTCGTGTGCAATCCCAACAATCCCACCGGATCGTGGTGGAACAGGGCGACACTGGACCGTTTCCTGGCCGAGCTGGACGGCCGGGCGCTGGTGGTGCTTGACGAGGCCTACCGGGAATATCTGGATGATCCGGATTTTCCGGACGGCATGGAGGTCCTGGAGCGCCACGACAACGTCCTGGTCTTCCGGACTTTCTCCAAAATGTACGGTCTGGCCGGATTTCGGGTGGGCTATTTGTGCGGCTCCCTGGAGGCGGTGGACATCGTGCGCCGCACCCACATCGCCTATTCCGTCAATATGCTGGGGCAAATAGCCGCAACGGCGGCCCTGGCCGACGACGCCGGCCATATTGCGGCCACCCGGCAGATGGTGGCTGCAGCCAAAAGCGCGCTGTGCGACCTCTTTGCTGCCCTGGGACTGGAATATGTCAGCGGAGCCGGCAACTTTGTCATGGTCCGCACGCCCATGTCCGACACCCTGCTCTATCGCAAGCTCATGCAGAAAGGGGTGATGGTGCGCACCATGACCGGCTTTCGCTACCCCAACTGGATTCGGATCTCCATGGCCCAGGCGCCGGCCATGGAGGCTTTTGCCAAGGCTTTTTCAAGTGTGCTGGCCGCCCCATGACCGACAGCAGCCAGACAGCCTCCGAGCGGCTTTTCAGCTACGAGTTTATGGTGTTGCTCCTGGCGGCCACCTTCGGATTTTGCAACATCGCCATCTTTTACGGTTTCGAAACCTATTTGGCGCGTCTGGGAATCGAACCGGCCTGGCGCGGCTGGCTGCTTGGCGCGGAGCCCGTGGCCGCCTTTTGTTTGCGGCCTTTTTTAAGCGTCCTGATTACGCCGCGAAACGCCTTGCCCCTGGTCCGGGCCGCCCTGGTCGGCATGGGGCTGGCCCTTTGCGCCTACCAGTTCGCCCGGGGTATCGGCCCGATCCTGGCCGTGCGCCTTTTCCACGGGGTCTCCTTTGTCTTTCTGGTCAGCGCCGTGACGGCGCTGCTGGCCCAGGCCATCCCGAAAGCCCTCGCCGGCCGGGCCTTTGGCTATTTCTCCCTGTCTTCCCTTGTGCCTTATGCCCTCATGCCGCCGCTGGCCGAATGGCTGTTGCCGCGTCTGGGCCGGGAGGACCGGGTCTATGCCGTCTGTTCCCTCCTGGCGCTGCCCGGCCTGGCCCTGCTTGCGCCGCTTGGCAAGCGCTTGGAACAACGAGCCAAGGCCGGCCTTGCGAATGCCGGACGGCCGACGTGGGCAGATGTGCGCCACACCCTGGCCTTGCCGCCGGTGCGGCTGGTCCTTGTGGCCAACCTGTGCCTTTTTATGAGCACCACGCTGGTCTTTTTTTTCATCAAGCCCTTCGCCATGGGCCTGGGGCTGGCCGATCCCGGCTTTTTTTTCACCGTGTCCACGGGCGCGTCCATGGCCGTGCGGGTCCTGGCCGGGCCGTATTTCGACCGGCTGCCCAAGGAAACCGTTCTGGTCGGGGCGTTGGTCTGCCTGGCCGCCTGTATGCTGGGCTTTGCCGCAACCCTAGGCCAGACCCGGCTGCTGCTCCTGGCCGGAGTCTATGGCCTGTGCCTGGGCGTGGCCATGCCGCTTATGAGCGCCGTCATGTTCGGCTGCTCCCCGCCGGGCATGCGCGGGACCAACCTGAACCTGATGCTCTTTATGATGGATACGGCCTATGTGTTCGGTCCGGTCGCGGGCGGGGCCATCCTGGCCGGAGGAGCCGGGTATCCGGCGTTGTTCGTTCTGTCCTGCGTCTTTGCGGCCGGGGCAGGCCTGCTGGTGGTCCCGCTTGTCGCCGCCAGCCGGCGCAAGCGCGGCAAGCCGCTGGCTAGCGGCGGATGCTAAAGCCGCGGATAGCGGCAGATGCTAAAGCCGCGGATAGCGGCAGATGCTAAAGTCGCCGGCGAGCGGCAGACGGCAAGCCGTCGGTCAGCCACAGACGGTAAGCCGTCGGCCGGGATCAAAGCGTCAGCAGGCGCAGGGGCAATTTGCCGGCCACGTCCCGACGGTAGGCGGCCGTGGCCCGGATGTCGTCGATGGGCGAAATCTGCTCCCGAATACATTGTCCGGCCGCGATCAGGGTTTCCCGGTCCAGCCGGCCGCCGCACAGGAGCGCCTCGGCTTTACGGCAGCGCACCACGGTCGGGGCCAGGCTGCCCACGGCCAGCCGGGCCTCGGTCACCCGGCCGGCCTCGTCCCGGACCAGTATGGCGGCCAGACTGGCCACGGCAATGGCCAGGGCGTCGCGCCGTCCCACCTTTTCAAAATGGTGCAGGGCTCCGGCCGGGGGCAGCGGGACAAGGACCGCCGCGACGATTTCACCCGGGGCAAGGGCCGTGCGTCCCGGGGCGACAATGAATTCGGACACGGGCAGCCGGCGCGCGCCGTCCCGGGAAACCAGCTCCACCAGGGCGTCCAGGGCGCAGAGCGGCGGCAGGGTGTCCCCGGCCGGCGAGGCGGTGACACAGTTGCCGCCGAGGGTCCCCATGTTGCGGATAAGCGGCGAGCCAAGGGAGGCAAGCGCCTGGGCCAAGACCGCCAAGCGCTCCCGGACCAGAGGATGGCGCAGCACGCAGGCATGGGTGGCGGTGGCCCCGATGCGCAGCCGGCCCGCCTCGGCAACGATGGCGTCCAGGCCGGCAATTCCTTCGAGCAGGGCGACTTCGCCAAGCGACCGGCCTCGACGCTGTACAAGCAGGTCGGTCCCGCCGGCCATGGGACGCGCGCCGGCGGCGAGCAGCGGCCACAGCGCCTCCAACGAGGCCGGCCGATGGACCCGGCCGCTCACGAGTCTTCCCCGCGCAGGGTCGCGGCCGCCGCCAGGACCGCGTCCACGATTTTGACGTATCCGGTGCAGCGGCACAGATTGCCGGACAAGGCCTGTCGAACGGTCCCCCGGTCCGGGGCGGGATTGCGCGCCAGCAGTTCGACGGCCGCAATGGTCATGCCCGGCGAGCAATAGCCGCACTGCACGGCGCCGTGGACGGCAAAGGCCGTCTGGACAGGGTGCGGCGCTTCGGGCGTGCCAAGCCCCTCGGCCGTGGTCACGTCCCGGCCGTCAAGCTGGGCAGCCAGCATGAGACAGGACAGTCTGGCCACCCCGTCAAGGAGCACGGCGCACGCCCCGCATTCGCCCGAGCCGCAGCCTTCCTTGGCGGCGGTCAGGCCAAAATCGTCCCGCAAGACATCAATGGCCCGCCGGGCCGGATCGGTTTCAAGGCGCACCGGGCGGCCATTGAGCCGAAAGGAAATTTCCATGCGTTCGTT
This DNA window, taken from Desulfovibrio sp. TomC, encodes the following:
- a CDS encoding tetratricopeptide repeat protein encodes the protein MMQAGRTQAARGQLSQTEKQDVAALFRSGRLTEIVERATNLTARYPGETFGWSVLSSALLRQGRSEQALPPLRRALDLSPHDAGLHSNLGLALLGLGRTDEAMMSFTRALEISPAAVSAHNHLGNALESVGRLEEAVAHYQASLEASPDQPHTLYNLANALYALGRPEEAVVRYRAALALSPEYAYALANCGVALASLGRSVEAEDCARRALRLAPELGEARILLINCLLLRGNPAGALVVVEAALDAGESPEMRRLFVACLRGLSAPPEGSVRRERILRALTEPWGRSAEVAAAIVPMLEADVIVGGCMRRALAAWPGRLDAAALYGPTGLANVVGDTLFPALLDAAPIAAPGLERFLTLARAVLLDAALHVGPVVVTESGNDDRGLEFYAALARQCRVNEYVFAVTAAEEAGAAELTARLLDALAGDLPVPALWVVAVAAFTPLHGLPQAERLLARSWPEPVARVLVQQLTEHIEEQRLRGRIPQLTPIEDDVSRLVRRQYEENPYPRWVRPAPMGEPVSLAAHLRERFPRAVLDNVPDGPTLDVLIAGCGTGQHSLETARVFRGASVLAVDLSLTSLCYARRKTRELGVANIEYAQADLLRLGELGRHFDLVESSGVLHHLADPAAGWRALLPLVRPGGIMRIGLYSRVARRGISRVREMIAARGLDGSPETIRAFRQELLDSPWEPSWGRYLLGDFFSISGCRDLLFHVQEHCLNLLEIKRFCLQNGLAVLGVEVDPPVAAAYRARFPSDVTATDLSNWHAFEEDNPDTFLEMYQFWVQRVG
- a CDS encoding glycosyltransferase family protein; this encodes MRIVHFGQFLQEGFKEIGCEVVPLQLDATKTLTECIEDTGVQPDLVVIEFFGQTSLPKEFFNCNYKLAAYCIDSPLNEYWLIPLTKLFDFVYVDQLSSVSKFRRNGVPAKWLPLSVLHMDFRPTTEKKHFITFVGRMTPHRVKRNNLIQYIHESFPIHVVEGISRSALQDVFAASQIVLNENFFPGLSMRCIQALASGSLLLTERSGYGVRPHFLEGKHYIGYSPNDVISTIKAIERSYDSFASVASCGQEECRRGHTSANRAKTILEDVASGKRHVVPSVDERKLHEAQGKYASALRFGGKYDESVKLLVAAANVSDAMLSQAWCVLGSIHLRAGRNEPGIAALEKSASAATVHGVIATLKLMLFFADDSRFFNYLSALILKIQALRMKPKNLMKYIQRLLAHQDTYYNSCLLACELLFAMNMNYDIGFHKSQKEEYPDYAMEYAVLAFAAQKTVESLDAIIKCTKKCNFAPEALGYIKEAILVGAASDEQIALSVSLAREYYDFLYAETTLKALQATIA
- the hisC gene encoding histidinol-phosphate transaminase translates to MTRILEGIPDYVRQFERYVPSRPDAVLMRQYGAAHLYRLNNNENALGPPPLAREAIAAFPAERAAVYPSGDAYDLRQALAGRFGKSPEQFLVGNGSCEVIGSVIRAFCGPGDAIVTADKTFAVYEWVAKFSGVEARLVPLATQALDPAAMLAAVTENTRVVFVCNPNNPTGSWWNRATLDRFLAELDGRALVVLDEAYREYLDDPDFPDGMEVLERHDNVLVFRTFSKMYGLAGFRVGYLCGSLEAVDIVRRTHIAYSVNMLGQIAATAALADDAGHIAATRQMVAAAKSALCDLFAALGLEYVSGAGNFVMVRTPMSDTLLYRKLMQKGVMVRTMTGFRYPNWIRISMAQAPAMEAFAKAFSSVLAAP
- a CDS encoding MFS transporter — encoded protein: MTDSSQTASERLFSYEFMVLLLAATFGFCNIAIFYGFETYLARLGIEPAWRGWLLGAEPVAAFCLRPFLSVLITPRNALPLVRAALVGMGLALCAYQFARGIGPILAVRLFHGVSFVFLVSAVTALLAQAIPKALAGRAFGYFSLSSLVPYALMPPLAEWLLPRLGREDRVYAVCSLLALPGLALLAPLGKRLEQRAKAGLANAGRPTWADVRHTLALPPVRLVLVANLCLFMSTTLVFFFIKPFAMGLGLADPGFFFTVSTGASMAVRVLAGPYFDRLPKETVLVGALVCLAACMLGFAATLGQTRLLLLAGVYGLCLGVAMPLMSAVMFGCSPPGMRGTNLNLMLFMMDTAYVFGPVAGGAILAGGAGYPALFVLSCVFAAGAGLLVVPLVAASRRKRGKPLASGGC
- a CDS encoding FAD binding domain-containing protein, giving the protein MSGRVHRPASLEALWPLLAAGARPMAGGTDLLVQRRGRSLGEVALLEGIAGLDAIVAEAGRLRIGATATHACVLRHPLVRERLAVLAQALASLGSPLIRNMGTLGGNCVTASPAGDTLPPLCALDALVELVSRDGARRLPVSEFIVAPGRTALAPGEIVAAVLVPLPPAGALHHFEKVGRRDALAIAVASLAAILVRDEAGRVTEARLAVGSLAPTVVRCRKAEALLCGGRLDRETLIAAGQCIREQISPIDDIRATAAYRRDVAGKLPLRLLTL
- a CDS encoding (2Fe-2S)-binding protein, which encodes MNERMEISFRLNGRPVRLETDPARRAIDVLRDDFGLTAAKEGCGSGECGACAVLLDGVARLSCLMLAAQLDGRDVTTAEGLGTPEAPHPVQTAFAVHGAVQCGYCSPGMTIAAVELLARNPAPDRGTVRQALSGNLCRCTGYVKIVDAVLAAAATLRGEDS